Within the Streptomyces sp. NBC_00353 genome, the region CGCCTCCGCCAGTCCCGCGGGTCCTGATATTTCGGATTCGGGTAGCTCGACATGCCCCATGAACCCCCCAGTCACAGTTGCATCTCCACAAACGGGACGCATCCGCCGATCCCGTGGACTGACGGATGCGCCCTCGCTCGGTGCACGATATCCACACACGTGCCATTTCGCTGGAGTTCTCGTGAAGTTCAGAACGCGAGCTACCGCTTGGGCCTCGTCCCGATCCGGGCCGGATCACAGCGTCTTGTGCGTGGCTGTTGGCGTTTGGGTGGTTCCGTGCTGGGATTGTGCGCGGACGTGTCACCACCTCGTACGGTCGCTTCCGCGTCTGGGAGACTGGTCCGGAAGGCGGCGAGGGCCGGCCACGAGGAAAGAGGGCGTGCGGTGACTCCCGCGGAGAAGAACTGGGCCGGAAACATCACCTTCGGAGCGCGGCGGCTGCGTACCCCCGGCTCGGAGGCCGAGCTGCAGGAGATCGTCGCGACCGGCACAAAGGTACGGGCGCTGGGCACCCGGCACTCCTTCAGCACCGTCGCCGACACGGCCGGAGACCTTGTGTCGGTGGCCGGACTGCCCCGCACGGTCGACATCGACCGGGAGGCGGGGACGGTCACCGTCAGCGCGGGACTGCGCTTCGGGGAGTTCGCCGATGAACTCCACCGGAACGGCTTCGCCCTGCACAACCTGGGTTCGCTGCCGCACATCTCGGTGGCCGGCGCCTGCGCGACCGGAACGCACGGCTCCGGCGTGGGCAACACCTCGCTGGCCGGTGCGGTCCGGGCGCTGGACATGGTCACGGCGGACGGGACCACCGCGCGGCTGGCCCGCGGCGACGCGGACTTCCCCGGAGCTGTGGTCGCCCTGGGCGCCCTCGGCGTGGTGACCCGGCTGACGCTGGACCTGGTGCCCGCCTTCGACGTACAGCAGTGGGTCTACGAGGATCTGCCGCAGGCCCGGATCGGCGACCGGGCCGGATTCGACGAGGTGATGTCGGCCGCGTACAGCGTCAGCCTCTTCACCGACTGGCGGGGCGGCCCCGTCAACCAGGTCTGGCTCAAGCAGCGGGTGGGTGCGGACGGGCCGGCGGAGGCGCCGGCCGAGTGGCTCGGCGCGAGGCTCGCGGACGGTCCGCGCCACCCGATCCAGGGCATGCCGGCCGAGAACTGTACGCGGCAGCAGGGTGTTCCCGGCGCATGGCACAAGCGTCTGCCGCACTTCCGGCTGGAGTTCACCCCGAGCAACGGGGACGAGCTGCAGTCGGAGTACTTCGTGGCACGGAGCGACGCCGCAGCAGCCTTCGCGGCGCTCGACCGGCTCCGGGACCGGATCGCCCCGCTGCTGCAGATCGGCGAGATCCGCACCGTGGCCCGCGACGACCTGTGGCTGAGCCCCGCGAGCAGGACCGACGCGGTGGCGTTCCACTTCACCTGGGTGCAGGACATCGCCGCCGTCACGCCGGTGCTCGGGGCGATCGAGGAGGCACTGGCACCGTTCGGCGCCCGCCCGCACTGGGGCAAGGTGTTCACCACCGCACCCGAGACGCTGCGCACGCTGTACCCGCAGTACGCCGACTTCGAGAAGCTGATGACCAGGTCCGACCCGACGGGCAAGTTCCGGAACGACTTCCTGGACCGCCGCTTTCCGCAGTGACGCCGAGCGGGGGCGCGCGGAGGTGGAGCCGGGGACCCGGCCGCCTGGCGTCAGTGGCCGTCGCGTCTGTCCTTGGACCGCGACGGCCACGCGGTCGCCGATCTGCCCGGCGCGAGATGGTCCACCACGTCGGCCAGCTCCACACAGGCCTGCTCGATCCGGCGCCGGATGTCCATCTTCTCGGTGACGATCGCCGCCAGCAGCAGCCCGGTCAGCGCCACGGAACCATTCAGGACCGCCAGGTTCAGCATCACCTCGAGGACGGTGTGCCCGGCGAACGGACCCACCGCCTCCCCTCCCGCGATGATTGCCAGGACGGACACCAGCAGCGCACAGGGCGCGCTACCCGCCAGCTGGAAGCGCAGGGCGGCCCAGATGAGCAGCGGGAACACCAGATAGAGCATCGACAGTTCGCTCCGCGTGGCCACCAGTGAGACCACGACGGAGACGACCGCCAGTGCGGTCGCCTCCAGCCATCTGTCGTCGGCCCGGGGCAGCCGCGCCTTGCGCATGACGAGCATCAGCGGGGTGACCACGAGCACCCCCATGGCGTCCCCCGACCACCACGCCGCCCATACCGGCCAGAAATGGCCTGCGGGCAGCTTGCCGTCGAGTACGAAGAGCACGGTGCCGGCGGTCGCGCTGATCAGCATTCCGGCCATCGCGCCGAGGAAGACCAGGACGACGCCGTCGCGCAACCGGTCCAGCTCCATCCGGAACCCGAATCTGCGGAGCATGAGGTACGAGCAGACGGGCGCCGCGGTACTGCTCATCATGATCCCCCAGTCGGAGAGCATGACCGTGTCGGAGAGCGTGACGATGTTGAGCAGGGAGCCGAGGGTGATGCCGGGCCAGACGCCGATGCCGAGGTACAACAGGCAGCCCAGAGCGATTCCCGTCGACGGCCAGAGCGGGGTGACCGTGGCGCCGTGGACGGTCACCTTTCTCAGCAGACCGATCTGTCCTGCCCCGTAGTAGCCGGCGGCGACGACCAGGATGCGGAGCACAGCTGACGCCGTACGTCTGGTTTCCTCGCTGCGGATCACAGACCTCATCAGACACCGCGGCCCGGGACGCGCGACTGCGTGACACGCTAGGCCCGGCCCCACCAGTCACCCGGAGCGGGCGAAGCCTTTGTGGCGCAGGACCAGGACGGCCGCGTCGTCCTGGTGACCGGTGCGCTCCGCCGTGTGCATCACCTCGTCGGCCAGCGCCTCGGCCGACGCCGAGGCCCGGGCGGCCACCAGTCGCACCACCGCGTCCAGCCCCTCGTCGATCGGGAACGAGGGCCCTTCGACGACTCCGTCCGTGACGAGCACGAACGCCCCCGGGGCGGTCAGCGGGTGCCGGCTGACCGGATACTTCTCCGCCGCACCGACACCCAGCGGCAGTCCGCCCGCGTCCTGTGTGATGCCCGACCGTCCGTCGGTCGTGGCCCAGACGGCGGCCACATGTCCGGCCCGAGCCGTGCACAGTTCCCCGGCGTGCGGGTCGAAACGGACGAAGGTGCAGGTCGCCAGGAGGGTGGAATCGATGGACAGCAGCAGATCGTTCGTCCGGCCGACGATCTCGCCCGGATCGGCGGTGGTGGCGGCGATCGCCCGCATGCCGATCCGGATCTGCCCCATGAACGCGGCGGCCTCGACGTCATGGCCCTGTACGTCCCCGATGGCGAATCCGAGTGTGCCGTCCGGCAGTGGAAAGCCGTCATACCAGTCGCCACCGATGTCCAGTCCGCTGCGGGCCGGTGCGTAGCGGGCGGCAGTCTGCAGCCCCGGGAGCGAGGGGAGGCAGGCGGGAAGCAGTTCCCGCTGCAGCGCCTCGGCCAGCTCCACCCGAGCCTGATGCAGCTGGACCTCGTGACGTGCCCGAGCGGTGAGTTGCTGCAGCGTGGTGAGCAGCTCCTCGGCACTCGCGGAACGGTGAGGACGACGCCGGTTCATGGGCCGCTCCACACTGCATTCGTTCGCGAGCCGCAACACAGGGCTCATGTGGCGGGCGGATCCGGGACGCCTCCCGCACAGTCCCGTTGGGCACTGCGTGGTAGGGCACTCCCCGTCGCCGGCATCCGTGGCAGTTGCCCTCTGCATCATATTTCGGGTCGGAAACTCCCGCAGGGTGAGGCACCGGTCACGGATCCCGCAGGGTTTCGGTGCGGCACCCGCCCGGAGCGCGCGAACCGGCCCTGCTGGGTGGATCCTGAGAGAACAGGACCGTGTCGTGGCGGCGCAGTGCGGCCGGACGCGGGTGAGGGAGGTGCGCGATGACACGCACGCTGGAGTGGAATGTCCACCTCGATCTCTCCGAGGAGAACGGTACGACCAAGGCCGAAGCCGTGCTGGACACCGGTTCGGAGAAACTCATGGGCCACGGGGTCGCCCGCTGCAACCCGCAGGACGTGGACATCCCCACCATCGGTGACGAACTCGCGGCGAGCCGTGCCATGAAGGATGTCGCGGGTCAGCTGATGAGAGCGGCCGATCGCGAAATGGAGGCGGTGGGCGCCGGACCCACGAAGGGGCCCCTGGGCAAGCCGTACGCCTGGACGGATGTGACGAGCTGAAGCCGTGGGCCGCAAGGCGTACGGCCTCACCGGCCGACGGCACATCCGTGGACACCTTCGTCGCGGGACACGGCCTGCAGGCTTTCCGGACACCGCCCACGGCAGGTGTCGGCGGCGAGGCAGCTGTGGGCGGTGCTCGTCATGCGTGAGATCCTCCCGGCGCTGAGCCGCTGGTACGCCTCCGGAGAGCCGTTCGGGCTCGCCACCGTCGTCCATGTCACCCGCAGCGCGCCCCGCGGCCCGGGCGCGGCGATGGCGGTGGGCCCCGGTGACGAAGTCGTGGGCAGCGTCTCCGGCGGCTGTGTCGAGGGAGCCGTCTTCGACCTGGCCACGGAGGTCGTCGAGACCGGCCGGGCGCAACTGCGAACCTTCGGCTACAGCGACGAGGACGCGTTCGCCGTCGGGCTCACCTGCGGCGGAGAGATCACCCTCCTCGTACGCCCTGTTTCGGCCGCGACCGACCCCGCGTTCGGCGCGGTCGCCACGTCGGTCGCCGAACACCGTCCGGTGGTGGTGGCCACCGTGACCGACGGCCCCGCCCCGCGCGGCGCCGCGCTCGCCGTATGGCCGGACACCGTGTCCGGTTCGCTCGGAACCAGCGGCCTCGACGCGGCGGTCACCGCCGACGCACGGGGCGAGCTGGCCCAAGGGGCAACGGGCCTGCGCCACTACGGTCCGCGCGGCGAGCGCCGTGAGGACGACGTCACGGTGTTCCTGCACTCGTTCGCCCCGCCCCCGCGCATGCTCGTCTTCGGTGCGATCGACTTCGCCGCGGCGGTCGCCCGGATCGGTGCGTTCCTCGGCTACCGGGTCACCGTCTGCGACGCACGCCCGGTCTTCGCCGACCCCCGGCGGTTCCCGGACGGTGCGGAGGTGGTCGTCGACTGGCCGCACCGCTATCTGCATTCCACGGACACCGATGAGCGGACCGTCATGTGTGTGCTCACGCACGACCCGAAGTTCGACGTCCCCTTGTTGGAGGTGGCCCTGCGCTCCCCGGCCGCGTACATCGGCGTCATGGGCAGCCGTCGTACTCACGAGGACCGTCTGGCGCGGCTGCGGGAGACCGGCCTGGGCGAGACGGAACTGGCGAGACTGCGCTCGCCCATCGGCCTCGATCTCGGCGCCCGCACCCCCGAGGAGGTGGCCGTCTCGATCGCGGCGGAGATCGTCGCACTGCGCTGGGGCGGCACCGGCGCTCCCCTCGCCGAGACTGCCGGGGCGATCCACCGGCCGCGACCGAAGTCCGTGTGAGCTGTCGACGACGGAACCGCAGGCGTCCGAGCCGGTCGTGGCCACGGCCGGCGCCGCTGAAGGAAGAGGTCCGCCCCGGTTGCCGGGGCGGACCTCTTACGAGTGTCTCGGACCTGGCTACGTCAGTCGGCGTAGGTGATGTCCGAGGGGGAGTAGATGCAGTTGATGCCATCCGCTCCGGTACCGATCTCGGTGGGCTCGCCGCTCGTCACACCCTTGTACTTGGTGCAGATGTCGATATCGGCATCGGCGTCGTCATAGATCGTGATGCCGGAGAACCGGGCCGTGTCACCGTAGTTGGTGTTGATGCCCACGATGCTGTCACCCGGCGAGGTGACCCAGACGTTCTGCACCTGGACGTGCCGGCCGTACATCGTGGAGCAGTTGCCGCACGAGCGGTACAGCTTGCCGAAGTCCTCGACCCGGAAGTTCTTGATGATCAGGGTGCCGGCGCCGTTGTGCTGGAACACCTTGTCGTCCGCCAGTCTCGCGCCGCCGCCGTCGACCGTGCGGACCAGCGACGAGGAGCTGCCGAGAAATGTTGCGGCGTCCTCGCCCACATCCTCCCACCACACGTTCTTGAGCGTGCAGGCGCCGAGGCAGTGGACGCCGTCGGCGGCCGGGGCGCCGAGGACGACGTTCTGCAGCGTGGCACCGTCCGCCAGTTCGAACATGGCCGGCTGGTCCTCGTCCTGGCCGCCGCTGCCCAGGTCACCGCTGCCGTAGAAGCGCTTCAGGCCGCCGTCGTAGGTACCGGACACCTCGATGGTCGCTGCCACGGCCTGACTGCCGGTGGCCGTGGGCCATGCGGGCGGAGCCCCGGGGGCGGTAGGCGGAGTGGTGGGCGGAGTGGTCGGGGGAGTCGTCGGCGGATCGGTGGGGACCGAGCCCGCTGCGGTGAAGGTCCAGCGCTTGCTGGTCACCGAGTCGCAGGAGTTCTGCTGGACCGCGGCGCCGACAGCGGTCGAACTGTCCTTGGTGTTGAGGCACTTGCCGCCGTTGGTGTTGACGACCTGGTAGGTGTTGCCGCTGATCGGAGCGAGCGTCCACACCTGACTGGAGGCGCCGCTGCAGGTCTGCTGCTCGACCGCTTTGCCCGCACTGGTGGATGCGTCACGCACCCCGGCACACTTGCCGCTGTGCGAGGCGGCCAGACTGTAGCCGCTGCCGGAGGCCGTGAGCCGCCACGTCTGCTGGGCGGCGCCGGTGCAGGTGTTCTGGACGAGCTGGACGCCGTCGGAGGTTCCGGAGCCCGGAACCTCCAGACACAGTCCGCTGCCGGCGTTCGACAGGCTGTACGAGCCTGCTGCCGGGGCGGCTGTGGCCGAGCCGGTGGCGAACAGTGTTGTGAGGGCCGCGGCGATCAGTGAGACGACCGCGATGAACGAGGCGGCTGCCCGGCCGCCCCGCCGTCTGGCATGCTGATTCCCTGTGCGCACTCGGTGTTCCTTTCACCGCCTGCGGTGTCCTCCGCAGGCACCCATGAGGTGGTTGGTGCGGTGGTAAAGGCAGTTCCTCGGCCAGGGGACGATGTTCCGTATTCTGAACCGAGTTCTTGTACGCGAACTGCGGTGACGGTACGTCAACGGGATCCGGCGGTCAATGAGTTGGTACGAACACGCCTGAGCGGGCGAGCGACCGCACCGGCGGGTACTTGCCACCGACACCCTTACGGTCAGCTGTGGTTGATGGCTCCCGGCGTCGGCCGGATAGCCGCTGCCCGCCGCCCGGCCCGATGTGCCGACGGACAGGGCGTACGGAGCCCGTTCGGCCCAGCGGATCCGTCGGCTCTCCCGGTCGACGGCGCACAGTGTGTCGTCGGCGGCGAGGACGTAGACGGTGGAGTCGTCCCCCGTCACCTGCGCTGACGGCCACGAGCCCAGCGAGTGATGTGCCGGAGGGACGTGTGGGCGGGGCGCCGGTCATGTTCCGTGAGGAGGCCCTAGCGTTGCCCGCGTCAGAGATCGACTCGCACAACTTCGGGGCCGGGGTGACTTCATGTGCTGGAGTGCGACTGCCGATCTGGTGGCCGGTTCCGGCATCGCCGCGATCGGAGTGGTCTGCGTCGCGCGCACCCGCCGGTCCCGCGATCTGCCGCTCGCGGCGCTGCCGCTGCTTCTCGGCGCCCATCAGATCATCGAGTCGTTCATCTGGCGCACCGGCGGCGGCACCGGCCCCGCCACGGTGGCCTGGGCCGTCATCGCCCTTCCGCTGCTGGCGCTCTGGGTGCCGTCGGCCGTGCTGAGCGCCGCGCCGCCGGGGGCCCGGCGCCGGCTGATGCTCCCCGTCGTGGTCGGCGCCGCGACCGCCGCCTCCCTCGCGTACCGTCTGGCCACCCGTCCCGTGACCGCAGAGATCCGCGGTCACACCCTCGGCTACGTCCTCGACCTTCCGCGCTCCGAACTGCTCGTCACGGGCTACCTCGTGGCCACGGTCGGCTCCCTGCTGCTCGCCGGTGACCGTCTGCTGCGGCTCCTCGGCTTCCTCGTCGCCGTCGGGGCCGCGATCTGCGCGACGCTGTGGCGGCTGGAGTTCATCTCCACCTGGTGCGCGTTCGCGGCGGTGTGCTCGGTCGTCCTGCTCGGCTGGACGCACCGTCGGCCGGTGACCGCGCGGACGCCGATGCCGCATCGATGAGGGGAAGGGTTGGTGTCCCGGCCGATCGGCCGGAACACCATGCCCAAGCCCCTAGCGTCCGCCGAAGTGCCGCTCCACGATCGCGGCGGCGTCCGTGCCCCGCGGCAGGATGCCGTACTGGTGGCCGCGGTCCTCGCCCAGGCGGGCGGCGACGAATGCCTCGGCCATGGGCGCCGGAGCATGCCGCAGCATCAGCGAGGACTGCAGGGCCAGCGCCATGGCCTCGACCGTCGCCCGGGCGCGCGTCTGGGCGGCAAGGGGATCGCGCAGGTCCTCGGCCAAATCGCGACGTACCCGGCGCACATGCGCGTCGAGTACGGCACTGGCACCGGCGGTGGTCTCCAGCTCGGCCCAGAAGGCGTCCAGCGACTGCGGGGTCCTGGCGATGCCGCGCAGCACATCGAGGGCGATGACGTTGCCGGAGCCCTCCCACACGGCCATCACCGGCTGTTCGCGGTAGCGGCGGGCCAGTGGCCAGTCCTCGGTGTAGCCGTTGCCGCCCAGGCACTCCAGTGCCTCGTAGGCGTGGTGCGGGCCGCGCTTGCAGATCCAGTACTTGGCGACTGCCGTGGCCAGTCGGCGGAACATGGTCTCGGACTCGCCGCTGCCCGTCTCGTACGCCTGGGCGAGCCGCAGCGAGGTCCAGGTCGCGGCCTCCGTCTCCAGGGCCAGATCGGCGAGGACCGCCGTCATGGCCGGCTGGTCGACCAGCCGGGCACCGAAGGCGCTCCGGTGCTCCGCATGCCAGATCGCCTCGGAGACCGACTGGCGCATGCCCGCAGTGGTGCCCAGGACACAGTCCAGCCGGGTGTGGTTGACCATCTCGATGATGGTGGGAACGCCACGCCCCGGCTCACCGACCCGCACCGCCCACGTGGAGTCGAACTCCACCTCGGAGGAGGCGTTCGACTTGTTGCCGAGCTTGTTCTTCAACCGCTGGATACGGACGGTGTTACGGGTGCCGTCGGCCAGCACACGCGGTACGAGGAAGCAGCTCAGCCCGGCCGCCGCCTGGGCCAGAACCAGGAAGGCATCCGACTGCGGGGCCGAGAAGAACCACTTGTGACCGGTCAGCAAGTGGGCCCGGCCGTCGGGGTCGGAGGCGACCGGGACCGCGCGCGTGGTGTTGGCGCGGACGTCGGAGCCGCCCTGCTTCTCCGTCATCCCCATGCCGAACGTCAGCCCCGACTTGCTGCCCGGGGCGATCAGCCGCGGGTCGTAGGAGCGGCTGAGCAGACCCGGCAGCCAGTCCTGGCCCACTTCGGGGTCGCGCTGCAGGACCGGGACCACGGCGTGCGACATGGACATCGGGCAGGCGTGGCCCGGCTCGACCTGGGCGAAGAGCATGAACGACGCCGCCCGGGCCACCGCGGCGCCCGGCTTCGGGTCGGCCCACGCCGCGGTGTGTGCGCCATGACGCACGGCCGCGCCGATGATCTCGTGGTACGCCGGGTGGAAGTCGACCTCGTCGACGCGGTTGCCGTACCGGTCGTGGGTACGCAGCACGGGCGGGGACGTGTGGGCGAGCTCCGCATCGGTCTGGAACTTCGCGGAGCCGACCAGGCTGCCG harbors:
- a CDS encoding FAD-binding protein encodes the protein MTPAEKNWAGNITFGARRLRTPGSEAELQEIVATGTKVRALGTRHSFSTVADTAGDLVSVAGLPRTVDIDREAGTVTVSAGLRFGEFADELHRNGFALHNLGSLPHISVAGACATGTHGSGVGNTSLAGAVRALDMVTADGTTARLARGDADFPGAVVALGALGVVTRLTLDLVPAFDVQQWVYEDLPQARIGDRAGFDEVMSAAYSVSLFTDWRGGPVNQVWLKQRVGADGPAEAPAEWLGARLADGPRHPIQGMPAENCTRQQGVPGAWHKRLPHFRLEFTPSNGDELQSEYFVARSDAAAAFAALDRLRDRIAPLLQIGEIRTVARDDLWLSPASRTDAVAFHFTWVQDIAAVTPVLGAIEEALAPFGARPHWGKVFTTAPETLRTLYPQYADFEKLMTRSDPTGKFRNDFLDRRFPQ
- a CDS encoding MASE1 domain-containing protein, with product MIRSEETRRTASAVLRILVVAAGYYGAGQIGLLRKVTVHGATVTPLWPSTGIALGCLLYLGIGVWPGITLGSLLNIVTLSDTVMLSDWGIMMSSTAAPVCSYLMLRRFGFRMELDRLRDGVVLVFLGAMAGMLISATAGTVLFVLDGKLPAGHFWPVWAAWWSGDAMGVLVVTPLMLVMRKARLPRADDRWLEATALAVVSVVVSLVATRSELSMLYLVFPLLIWAALRFQLAGSAPCALLVSVLAIIAGGEAVGPFAGHTVLEVMLNLAVLNGSVALTGLLLAAIVTEKMDIRRRIEQACVELADVVDHLAPGRSATAWPSRSKDRRDGH
- a CDS encoding PP2C family protein-serine/threonine phosphatase; its protein translation is MNRRRPHRSASAEELLTTLQQLTARARHEVQLHQARVELAEALQRELLPACLPSLPGLQTAARYAPARSGLDIGGDWYDGFPLPDGTLGFAIGDVQGHDVEAAAFMGQIRIGMRAIAATTADPGEIVGRTNDLLLSIDSTLLATCTFVRFDPHAGELCTARAGHVAAVWATTDGRSGITQDAGGLPLGVGAAEKYPVSRHPLTAPGAFVLVTDGVVEGPSFPIDEGLDAVVRLVAARASASAEALADEVMHTAERTGHQDDAAVLVLRHKGFARSG
- a CDS encoding DUF1876 domain-containing protein, whose product is MTRTLEWNVHLDLSEENGTTKAEAVLDTGSEKLMGHGVARCNPQDVDIPTIGDELAASRAMKDVAGQLMRAADREMEAVGAGPTKGPLGKPYAWTDVTS
- a CDS encoding XdhC/CoxI family protein, giving the protein MREILPALSRWYASGEPFGLATVVHVTRSAPRGPGAAMAVGPGDEVVGSVSGGCVEGAVFDLATEVVETGRAQLRTFGYSDEDAFAVGLTCGGEITLLVRPVSAATDPAFGAVATSVAEHRPVVVATVTDGPAPRGAALAVWPDTVSGSLGTSGLDAAVTADARGELAQGATGLRHYGPRGERREDDVTVFLHSFAPPPRMLVFGAIDFAAAVARIGAFLGYRVTVCDARPVFADPRRFPDGAEVVVDWPHRYLHSTDTDERTVMCVLTHDPKFDVPLLEVALRSPAAYIGVMGSRRTHEDRLARLRETGLGETELARLRSPIGLDLGARTPEEVAVSIAAEIVALRWGGTGAPLAETAGAIHRPRPKSV
- a CDS encoding pectate lyase, with product MRTGNQHARRRGGRAAASFIAVVSLIAAALTTLFATGSATAAPAAGSYSLSNAGSGLCLEVPGSGTSDGVQLVQNTCTGAAQQTWRLTASGSGYSLAASHSGKCAGVRDASTSAGKAVEQQTCSGASSQVWTLAPISGNTYQVVNTNGGKCLNTKDSSTAVGAAVQQNSCDSVTSKRWTFTAAGSVPTDPPTTPPTTPPTTPPTAPGAPPAWPTATGSQAVAATIEVSGTYDGGLKRFYGSGDLGSGGQDEDQPAMFELADGATLQNVVLGAPAADGVHCLGACTLKNVWWEDVGEDAATFLGSSSSLVRTVDGGGARLADDKVFQHNGAGTLIIKNFRVEDFGKLYRSCGNCSTMYGRHVQVQNVWVTSPGDSIVGINTNYGDTARFSGITIYDDADADIDICTKYKGVTSGEPTEIGTGADGINCIYSPSDITYAD
- a CDS encoding DUF6629 family protein encodes the protein MCWSATADLVAGSGIAAIGVVCVARTRRSRDLPLAALPLLLGAHQIIESFIWRTGGGTGPATVAWAVIALPLLALWVPSAVLSAAPPGARRRLMLPVVVGAATAASLAYRLATRPVTAEIRGHTLGYVLDLPRSELLVTGYLVATVGSLLLAGDRLLRLLGFLVAVGAAICATLWRLEFISTWCAFAAVCSVVLLGWTHRRPVTARTPMPHR
- a CDS encoding acyl-CoA dehydrogenase family protein, which codes for MTATASPTGLRPEAPAPHPTHEVTNQAPPRTGLDEYGTNQPLAEAVRTFGAAWHEPELHEIGSLVGSAKFQTDAELAHTSPPVLRTHDRYGNRVDEVDFHPAYHEIIGAAVRHGAHTAAWADPKPGAAVARAASFMLFAQVEPGHACPMSMSHAVVPVLQRDPEVGQDWLPGLLSRSYDPRLIAPGSKSGLTFGMGMTEKQGGSDVRANTTRAVPVASDPDGRAHLLTGHKWFFSAPQSDAFLVLAQAAAGLSCFLVPRVLADGTRNTVRIQRLKNKLGNKSNASSEVEFDSTWAVRVGEPGRGVPTIIEMVNHTRLDCVLGTTAGMRQSVSEAIWHAEHRSAFGARLVDQPAMTAVLADLALETEAATWTSLRLAQAYETGSGESETMFRRLATAVAKYWICKRGPHHAYEALECLGGNGYTEDWPLARRYREQPVMAVWEGSGNVIALDVLRGIARTPQSLDAFWAELETTAGASAVLDAHVRRVRRDLAEDLRDPLAAQTRARATVEAMALALQSSLMLRHAPAPMAEAFVAARLGEDRGHQYGILPRGTDAAAIVERHFGGR